From Bacteroidota bacterium:
GTTGAAATTAATTGAGCCCATTTGTTTAAATCAGGCAACCAGCCTATAGTTCCGTAGCTTGTAAAAACAATATCAAATTTTTCTGTAAGGTGTTTAGGTAAATCGTAAATATTGCAGCAAATAAATTTACACGATGTTTGGGTTTCTTTTGCCAATGAGGTAGCGGTGTCAATTGCAATGTCAGACAAATCAATTCCGGTAACCTGTGCGCCAAGTCTGGCAAGGGAAATAGAGTCTTGTCCAAAATGGCATTGTAAATGTAAAATGCTTTTTCCTTTTATGTCTCCCAGTAGTTTTAATTCTATTTCATTTAACGATGAAGCTCCTTTTAAAAACCCGTCCAAATCGTAAAATGCCGATTTTACGTGGTATCCGGTTCGTTTGTTCCAAGATTCTTTATTTTTTTCTATGTAGTTTAATTCGTTTTCCAATTGTTTACGTTTTTTTAAATTCTATTTTCTGAATTTTTCTGTTTGCTCAAAAACATGTGCAAATATTTTTTGTTCCACCTCATCAAACTTTTTCCCTCTGCGCTCGTACACACGCTCTGCTGTTTCTATTGCATCCTTAAGTCTGTATGTTGTAATTCCGGCCGCACCTCCCCACGAAAAGCTTGGTAGGAAATTTCTAGGAAATCCTGCTCCAAAAATATTTGCACTTACACCAACAACGGTACCTGTGTTAAACATAGTGTTTATGCCACATTTAGAATGGTCGCCCATTATTAATCCGCAAAATTGCAGTCCGGTGCCAACAAATTTTTCTTGTGGATAATTCCAAAGTTTTACTTCGGCATAATTATTTTTTAAATTAGAATTGTTGCTATCGGCTCCTATATTGCACCATTCGCCTAATACAGAGTTTCCTAAAAATCCATCATGCCCTTTGTTCGAATAGCCAAGTATCACACTGTTTGTTACTTCGC
This genomic window contains:
- a CDS encoding methyltransferase domain-containing protein, encoding MENELNYIEKNKESWNKRTGYHVKSAFYDLDGFLKGASSLNEIELKLLGDIKGKSILHLQCHFGQDSISLARLGAQVTGIDLSDIAIDTATSLAKETQTSCKFICCNIYDLPKHLTEKFDIVFTSYGTIGWLPDLNKWAQLISTYLKLEGKFIFAEFHPVVWMFDNDFKTVQYNYFNSGAIIETEIGTYADRSAPIKQEFVTWNHSTSEVLTSLIANGLKIESFEEFDYSPHNCFTNTTEFEPKKYRITHLGNKIPMVFALTATKIS